From a single Streptomyces rubradiris genomic region:
- the ehuC gene encoding ectoine/hydroxyectoine ABC transporter permease subunit EhuC, giving the protein MTAGLWEIVLRGVGVTLQLLVYSALLAAAMSFVAGAARTHRSWLVRFVAGLYTEVFRGISALVMIFWVFFVLPVAFGWQLVPMWAGTLALGLTYGAYGSEIVRGALAAVDPAQREGGVALGFTPWQRLRLILLPQAVPEMIPSFSNLLIELLKGTALVSITGMGDLAFSGNLVRLALQQSAQIYAYLLLIYFVIAFLLTRGMRGLERRLKAEVAR; this is encoded by the coding sequence ATGACCGCGGGGTTGTGGGAAATCGTCCTCCGAGGGGTCGGCGTCACCCTCCAGTTGCTGGTGTACAGCGCGCTGCTGGCCGCCGCGATGTCCTTCGTCGCCGGTGCCGCGCGCACCCACCGCTCGTGGCTGGTCCGCTTCGTCGCCGGCCTGTACACCGAGGTGTTCCGCGGCATCTCGGCACTGGTGATGATCTTCTGGGTGTTCTTCGTGCTGCCGGTCGCCTTCGGCTGGCAGCTGGTGCCGATGTGGGCGGGCACGCTCGCGCTGGGCCTGACCTACGGCGCGTACGGCTCCGAGATCGTGCGCGGCGCGCTGGCGGCGGTGGATCCGGCGCAGCGCGAGGGCGGGGTCGCGCTCGGCTTCACGCCCTGGCAGCGGCTGCGGCTGATCCTGCTGCCGCAGGCGGTGCCGGAGATGATCCCGTCCTTCTCGAACCTGCTGATCGAGCTGCTCAAGGGCACCGCGCTGGTGTCCATCACGGGCATGGGCGACCTGGCGTTCAGCGGCAACCTGGTCCGGCTCGCCCTCCAGCAGAGCGCCCAGATCTACGCGTACCTGCTGCTGATCTATTTCGTGATCGCGTTCCTGCTGACCCGCGGGATGCGCGGTCTGGAGCGCCGGCTGAAGGCGGAGGTGGCCCGATGA
- the ehuB gene encoding ectoine/hydroxyectoine ABC transporter substrate-binding protein EhuB — protein sequence MAAPRGNEAHTIRPERRRTRRSVLAGLAAFGALGAAGCTRVASASGEGGGDLLERLRAQGVVRLGIAGEVPFGYIDRDGRLTGEAPELARAVFKRLGVDRVQPVPTEFGSLIPGLNAQQFDVVAAGMYVTPDRCEQVIFADPDYQMPDAFIVRKGNPLGLRTYADALRRHAKIATGTGYAQIQHAVEAGFKENDLVIVPDQVAGLNAVESGRVDLFTATAVTARMVARGSAKAESTKPFVALVDGKPKADGGAFAFRPTETRLRDAFNAELHKLRRSGELYRILRPFGFTEAEMTTMTAKELCRR from the coding sequence ATGGCTGCACCACGTGGGAACGAGGCACACACCATACGGCCGGAACGCAGACGCACCCGGCGCTCCGTGCTGGCGGGACTCGCGGCGTTCGGCGCGCTGGGCGCGGCGGGCTGCACACGGGTGGCGTCGGCGTCCGGGGAGGGCGGCGGCGACCTGCTGGAGCGGCTGCGCGCCCAGGGCGTCGTACGGCTCGGGATCGCCGGCGAGGTCCCCTTCGGGTACATCGACCGGGACGGCAGGCTCACCGGGGAGGCGCCCGAGCTGGCCAGGGCCGTCTTCAAACGGCTCGGGGTGGACCGGGTGCAGCCGGTGCCGACCGAGTTCGGCTCGCTGATCCCGGGGCTGAACGCCCAGCAGTTCGACGTGGTGGCCGCCGGGATGTACGTCACCCCCGACCGCTGCGAGCAGGTCATCTTCGCGGACCCCGACTACCAGATGCCGGATGCGTTCATCGTCCGCAAGGGCAACCCGCTGGGGCTGCGCACCTACGCGGACGCGCTGCGCCGGCACGCGAAGATCGCCACCGGGACCGGGTACGCGCAGATCCAGCACGCCGTGGAGGCGGGCTTCAAGGAGAACGACCTGGTCATCGTCCCGGACCAGGTGGCCGGGCTGAACGCCGTGGAGTCCGGGCGGGTCGACCTGTTCACGGCCACGGCGGTCACCGCGCGGATGGTCGCGCGGGGCTCCGCCAAGGCCGAGTCGACCAAGCCGTTCGTCGCGCTCGTGGACGGCAAGCCCAAGGCGGACGGCGGCGCGTTCGCGTTCCGGCCGACCGAGACCCGGCTGCGGGACGCCTTCAACGCCGAGCTGCACAAGCTGCGCCGCAGCGGGGAGCTGTACCGGATTCTGCGGCCCTTCGGCTTCACCGAGGCGGAGATGACGACCATGACCGCGAAGGAGCTGTGCCGCCGATGA
- a CDS encoding amidase, whose translation MQLTDLTAVRLLEGYRTGEFSPVEVTEQVLERARRIQPEVNAFVRLMEEDALARARESEARWRRGEPAGLLDGVPVTVKDLLLLRGHPTLRGSTTLSEQGSWDEDAPPVARLREHGAVFLGKTTTPEYGWKAVTDSPLTGVTRNPHDTSRTAGGSSGGGAAAVALGAGPLSLGTDGGGSIRVPAAFCGVFGLKPTYGRVPLYPASPFGTLSHTGPMTRDAADAALLLDVIGTPDPRDWTALPAAPGSFTEALAKGVRGLRVAYSPSLGGQVAVRPAVAAAVRRAVARLAGLGAYVEETDPDLSDPVDAFHTLWFTGAARLTQDLSPHRRRLLDAGLREICALGARTSALDYLAAVDVRARLGRRMGRFHERYDLLVTPTVPVTAFAAGREVPEGSAHRRWTGWTPFTYPFNLTQQPAASVPVGTDGDGLPVGMQIVAARHRDDLVLRAAHALYEARAVAPAATPVV comes from the coding sequence ATGCAGCTCACCGACCTGACCGCCGTCCGGCTCCTGGAGGGTTACCGCACGGGCGAGTTCAGCCCGGTGGAGGTGACCGAGCAGGTGCTGGAGCGGGCCCGGCGGATCCAGCCGGAGGTGAACGCGTTCGTCCGGCTCATGGAGGAGGACGCGCTCGCCCGGGCCCGGGAGTCGGAGGCCCGCTGGCGGCGCGGGGAGCCGGCCGGGCTGCTCGACGGGGTGCCGGTGACGGTCAAGGACCTCCTGCTGCTGCGCGGCCATCCCACCCTGCGCGGCAGCACCACCCTTTCCGAACAGGGGAGTTGGGACGAGGACGCGCCGCCGGTGGCCCGGCTGCGCGAGCACGGCGCGGTGTTCCTCGGCAAGACGACCACGCCCGAGTACGGCTGGAAGGCCGTCACCGACTCCCCGCTGACCGGGGTCACCCGCAACCCCCACGACACCTCGCGCACCGCGGGCGGCTCCAGCGGGGGCGGCGCGGCGGCCGTGGCACTGGGCGCGGGCCCGCTGTCGCTGGGCACGGACGGCGGCGGCAGCATCCGCGTCCCGGCCGCGTTCTGCGGGGTGTTCGGGCTGAAGCCGACGTACGGCAGGGTGCCGCTGTATCCGGCGAGCCCGTTCGGCACGCTGTCGCACACCGGGCCGATGACGCGGGACGCGGCCGACGCGGCCCTGCTGCTCGACGTGATCGGCACGCCCGACCCGCGGGACTGGACGGCGCTGCCGGCCGCGCCGGGCTCGTTCACCGAGGCACTGGCGAAGGGCGTGCGGGGGCTGCGGGTGGCGTACTCGCCGTCGCTGGGCGGGCAGGTGGCGGTCCGGCCGGCGGTGGCGGCGGCGGTACGGCGGGCGGTGGCCCGCCTCGCCGGTCTGGGCGCGTACGTCGAGGAGACCGACCCGGACCTCAGCGACCCGGTGGACGCCTTCCACACCCTGTGGTTCACCGGCGCGGCCCGGCTGACCCAGGACCTGTCGCCGCACCGGCGGCGGCTGCTGGATGCGGGGCTGCGGGAGATCTGCGCGCTGGGCGCCCGGACGAGCGCGCTGGACTACCTGGCCGCGGTGGACGTCCGCGCGCGGCTCGGGCGGCGGATGGGCCGGTTCCACGAGCGCTACGACCTGCTGGTGACGCCGACGGTGCCGGTCACGGCGTTCGCGGCGGGCCGGGAGGTCCCGGAGGGCTCCGCGCACCGCCGCTGGACGGGGTGGACGCCGTTCACGTACCCGTTCAACCTGACCCAGCAGCCGGCGGCGAGCGTGCCGGTGGGCACGGACGGGGACGGTCTGCCGGTCGGGATGCAGATCGTGGCGGCCCGGCACCGGGACGATCTGGTGCTGCGGGCGGCGCACGCGCTGTACGAGGCGCGGGCGGTGGCGCCGGCCGCCACCCCCGTGGTGTGA
- a CDS encoding D-2-hydroxyacid dehydrogenase, translated as MTPLPPTVLVLDADPPPRLGRLTGRARIVRTDEAHLAERLPAADVLLVWDFTSHAVREAWPGDGPRPRWVHTASTGVDHLMCPELAASDTVVTNARGIFEQPMAEYVAALVLAVAKDLPRTLAQQRERTWRHRETRRVAGTHACVVGSGPAGRAIVRALKALEVRTALVGRVPRTGIHGPDDLDRLIARADWVIAAAPLTERTYRMFDTHRFGVMQPSAFFVNVGRGGLVDEEALVRALERRWIAGAALDVFAAEPLPADSPLWELPGLIVSPHMSGDTFGWRDRLGAQFVELYERWAAGRPLPNVVDKTRGYVPGH; from the coding sequence ATGACACCGTTACCGCCCACCGTGCTGGTCCTCGACGCCGATCCGCCGCCCCGGCTCGGCCGCCTCACCGGACGCGCCCGGATCGTGCGCACGGACGAGGCCCACCTGGCCGAGCGGCTGCCCGCCGCGGACGTCCTGCTGGTGTGGGACTTCACCTCGCACGCGGTGCGCGAGGCGTGGCCCGGGGACGGTCCCCGGCCCCGCTGGGTGCACACGGCGAGCACGGGCGTGGACCATCTGATGTGCCCGGAGCTGGCCGCGTCGGACACGGTGGTGACCAACGCGCGCGGGATCTTCGAGCAGCCGATGGCCGAGTACGTGGCGGCCCTGGTGCTGGCGGTCGCCAAGGACCTGCCGCGCACCCTGGCCCAGCAGCGGGAGCGCACCTGGCGGCACCGGGAGACCCGGCGGGTGGCGGGGACGCACGCGTGCGTGGTCGGCTCGGGCCCCGCGGGCCGGGCGATCGTGCGGGCGCTGAAGGCCCTGGAGGTGCGCACGGCGCTGGTCGGGCGGGTGCCGCGGACCGGGATACACGGCCCGGACGACCTGGACCGGCTGATCGCCCGGGCGGACTGGGTGATAGCGGCGGCCCCGCTGACCGAGCGGACGTACCGCATGTTCGACACGCACCGGTTCGGCGTGATGCAGCCCTCGGCGTTCTTCGTGAACGTCGGCCGGGGCGGCCTGGTGGACGAGGAGGCCCTGGTCCGGGCGCTGGAGCGGCGCTGGATCGCGGGCGCGGCGCTGGACGTGTTCGCCGCCGAACCGCTGCCCGCGGACAGTCCGTTGTGGGAGCTGCCGGGGCTGATCGTGTCCCCGCACATGAGCGGTGACACCTTCGGGTGGCGCGATCGACTCGGTGCGCAGTTCGTCGAGTTGTACGAGCGGTGGGCGGCGGGCAGACCTCTGCCGAACGTGGTCGACAAGACGCGTGGCTATGTGCCCGGTCACTGA
- a CDS encoding decarboxylase, with protein MTALGFLYPGHRAEDDYPRIEQLLGSDIRVDLIHTDPGEDTREPAALRALGSAERFAEGMEALRLTGAETVVWASAGGGFAHGWAGAQEQVRTLARLAGMPASSTSFGFVHAARELGVRRVAVAAAYPEDLTALFADFLRAGGLEVTGPRSSAAAAPAEVAGWGQEEVLALARAADTHDAQAVLLPDTALHTAAHLGPLEEALSKPVLTASQVTVWEALRLADRRVNAPTLGSLFTREPLVQV; from the coding sequence ATGACCGCACTCGGATTCCTCTACCCGGGCCACCGTGCCGAGGACGACTATCCGCGCATCGAGCAGCTCCTGGGCAGCGACATCCGGGTGGACCTGATCCACACCGACCCCGGCGAGGACACCCGCGAGCCGGCGGCGCTGCGCGCGCTGGGCTCCGCCGAGCGGTTCGCCGAGGGGATGGAGGCGCTGCGGCTGACCGGGGCCGAGACGGTGGTGTGGGCCAGCGCCGGCGGGGGCTTCGCGCACGGCTGGGCGGGCGCCCAGGAGCAGGTGCGCACCCTGGCCCGGCTGGCCGGGATGCCCGCCTCCTCCACCTCCTTCGGCTTCGTCCACGCGGCCCGCGAGCTGGGCGTACGACGGGTCGCCGTCGCCGCCGCCTACCCGGAGGACCTCACCGCCCTGTTCGCCGACTTCCTGCGGGCCGGCGGCCTGGAGGTGACCGGCCCACGCTCCTCGGCCGCCGCCGCCCCGGCCGAGGTCGCCGGCTGGGGGCAGGAGGAGGTGCTCGCCCTGGCGCGCGCGGCCGACACCCACGACGCCCAGGCCGTCCTGCTGCCGGACACGGCCCTGCACACCGCCGCCCACCTCGGCCCACTGGAGGAGGCCCTGTCCAAGCCGGTCCTCACCGCCAGCCAGGTCACGGTCTGGGAGGCGCTGCGGCTGGCGGACCGCCGGGTGAACGCGCCGACGCTGGGCAGCCTGTTCACCCGGGAGCCGCTCGTGCAGGTGTAG
- a CDS encoding bifunctional DNA primase/polymerase: MTTSAPNVTCDSPGAVAWLASAGTHPRSTLALWREHPDAPVVLPCGTVFDVVSAPVVFGRRMLDRLWGAGSRSGPVAVFRGRTLFFAAPGTAQRLPSLLAWEEWGTRRAREVPPLLCHGPGDAVTVPPLTPLSCDDAPGAARWLVAPDGRHPWLPGPEVLLWAAVGAARSAGRPSISPHRDQGANVYDVSRRR, from the coding sequence ATGACGACCAGTGCCCCGAACGTGACCTGTGACAGCCCCGGCGCCGTCGCCTGGCTCGCCTCGGCGGGAACCCACCCGCGCAGCACGCTCGCCCTGTGGCGGGAGCACCCGGACGCCCCCGTGGTCCTGCCCTGCGGCACCGTCTTCGACGTGGTCAGCGCCCCGGTGGTGTTCGGGCGCCGCATGCTGGACCGGCTGTGGGGCGCGGGATCGCGCTCGGGCCCGGTCGCGGTGTTCCGGGGCCGCACGCTGTTCTTCGCCGCCCCCGGCACCGCGCAGCGGCTGCCCTCCCTGCTGGCCTGGGAGGAGTGGGGCACCCGGCGGGCGCGGGAGGTGCCGCCGCTGCTGTGCCACGGCCCGGGCGACGCCGTGACCGTACCCCCGCTGACGCCCCTGAGCTGCGACGACGCCCCCGGCGCGGCTCGCTGGCTGGTCGCCCCGGACGGTCGGCACCCCTGGCTGCCGGGCCCGGAGGTGCTGCTGTGGGCGGCCGTGGGGGCCGCCCGGTCCGCCGGGCGGCCGTCGATTTCTCCTCACCGCGACCAGGGTGCTAATGTCTACGACGTCAGCAGGCGCCGCTAG
- a CDS encoding M6 family metalloprotease domain-containing protein, producing the protein MSALAATSILTVPSVAEPFSTAPCALHRTEAHHSEGVDTWNTAYPRPAGALDAVLVFLSFPDSAPRTTPEELTADHFPATSGFYAQTSYGRFTLRPHPLDRWLRMPRPSTSYAIRRDWSAEDRAAYLRDAFAVADKEVDFSRYQVVYLVADPDAPGVDSDATKVVNLDAPLRADGTDIHRVVTVFEHHPPDRLVLAHETGHVFDLPDLYHRPADGKGDWDTHVGDWDLMGSQFGLAPDLLGWHKWRLGWLDPRQVVCVRGAAPNRLTLEPLAAGPGAPLPVADGGSAFGLGHGVKLAVVRTGPDSALAFEARGPAGADRGACRQGILVYRVRGGAASGDGPVQVVDAHPRTEACWEDSVYPPLADAPVFLGESFTVPREGVRVEAEGRTASGAWTVTITPGVRD; encoded by the coding sequence ATGTCGGCGCTCGCCGCGACCTCGATCCTCACCGTCCCGTCGGTCGCCGAGCCGTTCTCCACGGCCCCCTGCGCGCTGCACCGCACCGAGGCCCACCACTCGGAGGGCGTGGACACCTGGAACACCGCCTACCCGCGCCCGGCCGGCGCCCTCGACGCCGTACTGGTGTTCCTGTCGTTCCCCGACTCCGCCCCGCGCACCACCCCGGAGGAGCTGACGGCCGACCACTTCCCGGCCACCTCCGGCTTCTACGCGCAGACCTCCTACGGCAGGTTCACCCTGCGCCCGCACCCGCTGGACCGCTGGCTGCGCATGCCGCGCCCGTCGACGTCGTACGCCATAAGGCGGGACTGGAGCGCCGAGGACCGGGCCGCCTACCTGCGCGACGCGTTCGCCGTGGCCGACAAGGAGGTCGACTTCTCGCGCTACCAGGTCGTCTACCTCGTCGCCGACCCGGACGCGCCCGGGGTCGACTCGGACGCCACGAAGGTGGTGAACCTCGACGCGCCCCTGCGCGCGGACGGCACCGACATCCACCGGGTCGTCACCGTCTTCGAGCACCACCCGCCGGACCGGCTGGTCCTCGCCCACGAGACCGGCCACGTCTTCGACCTGCCCGACCTCTACCACCGCCCGGCCGACGGCAAGGGCGACTGGGACACCCATGTGGGCGACTGGGATCTGATGGGCAGCCAGTTCGGACTCGCGCCCGATCTGCTGGGCTGGCACAAGTGGCGGCTCGGCTGGCTGGATCCGCGCCAGGTGGTGTGCGTGCGCGGTGCCGCGCCGAACCGCCTCACCCTGGAGCCCCTCGCGGCCGGACCCGGCGCCCCCCTGCCGGTCGCCGACGGCGGGTCCGCCTTCGGCCTGGGGCACGGCGTCAAGCTGGCCGTGGTGCGCACCGGGCCGGACAGCGCCCTCGCCTTCGAGGCGCGCGGCCCGGCCGGCGCCGACCGCGGGGCCTGCCGGCAGGGCATCCTGGTCTACCGGGTGCGCGGCGGCGCCGCCTCCGGTGACGGCCCGGTCCAGGTGGTCGACGCCCATCCGCGCACCGAGGCATGCTGGGAGGACTCGGTCTACCCGCCGCTCGCGGACGCCCCGGTCTTCCTCGGCGAGAGCTTCACCGTGCCCCGGGAGGGCGTGCGGGTGGAGGCGGAGGGCAGGACGGCGTCCGGGGCGTGGACGGTGACGATCACTCCGGGGGTGCGCGACTGA
- a CDS encoding putative bifunctional diguanylate cyclase/phosphodiesterase has translation MSGTSEGPTPAADLDRSAVTHSHYTTYHRVFATAPLAMAVVGPDGLVVTANTALGELLGIDADTAVGRSAADLVDLAGDARGRHAFQEVLGGRQTRLRCTRRLKQPGGNSVWAQITLAPLSGGEPGALMSVTDISASRELQAQLRHLLMHDPVTRLPNRTLFFERLTAALEAEPYEQGGTGRIGLCYLDLDGFKAVNDTLGHRVGDRLLSAVAGRLTRVADAAGYARAATPLVARLGGDEFALLVEDSTGTEQLADLADSALKALQEPFDLAGQRLSLTASIGVVERHTAGTTATGLMQAADTTLYWAKADGKARWTLFDPERNAHRMTRQALSSTLRPAIERGEFALEYQPLVAMEDGRLNGVEALIRWHHPQFGTLTPNRFIGLAEEDGSIVQLGRWALVTACRQARRWQLDRPGEPPIFVSVNVAVRQVWDSDLVADVAETLAETGLAPHLLQLELTESAVMGSAGRPLQALQALSDMGVRIAIDDFGTGYSNLAYLSRLPVSALKLDGSFVRGFQYEEAARDAMPNPADEVVVEAMIQLAHRLGLTVTAECVETSAQASRLRRIGCDTGQGWLYSRPVPPDRISELLGARTYAVGNP, from the coding sequence GTGAGCGGAACGTCCGAAGGGCCGACGCCCGCGGCAGACCTCGACCGGTCAGCCGTCACACACAGTCACTACACCACCTACCACCGTGTCTTCGCGACCGCCCCGCTCGCCATGGCGGTCGTGGGCCCCGACGGGCTCGTCGTCACCGCCAACACCGCCCTCGGCGAACTGCTCGGCATCGACGCGGACACGGCCGTCGGGCGGTCCGCCGCCGACCTGGTGGACCTGGCCGGGGACGCCCGCGGCCGGCACGCCTTCCAGGAGGTACTCGGCGGACGCCAGACCCGGCTGCGCTGCACCCGCCGGCTCAAACAGCCGGGAGGGAACTCGGTGTGGGCGCAGATCACCCTCGCCCCGCTGAGCGGCGGCGAGCCCGGCGCCCTGATGTCGGTCACCGACATCAGCGCCAGCCGTGAACTCCAGGCGCAACTGCGGCATTTGCTAATGCACGACCCGGTGACCCGGCTGCCCAACCGCACGCTGTTCTTCGAGCGGCTGACGGCCGCGCTGGAGGCGGAGCCGTACGAACAGGGCGGCACCGGCCGGATCGGCCTGTGCTACCTGGACCTCGACGGCTTCAAGGCCGTCAACGACACCCTCGGCCACCGCGTCGGCGACCGGCTGCTTTCGGCCGTCGCCGGACGGCTGACCCGGGTCGCCGACGCGGCCGGCTACGCCCGCGCCGCCACTCCTCTGGTGGCCCGGCTCGGCGGCGACGAGTTCGCCCTGCTGGTGGAGGACTCCACCGGCACCGAACAACTCGCCGACCTGGCCGACTCCGCGCTCAAGGCCCTCCAGGAACCCTTCGACCTCGCCGGGCAGCGGCTGTCGCTGACCGCGTCCATCGGCGTGGTCGAACGGCACACCGCGGGCACCACGGCCACCGGGCTGATGCAGGCCGCCGACACGACGCTGTACTGGGCGAAGGCCGACGGCAAGGCCCGCTGGACCCTGTTCGACCCCGAGCGCAACGCCCACCGCATGACCCGACAGGCCCTGTCCTCCACCCTCCGCCCCGCCATCGAGCGGGGCGAGTTCGCCCTGGAGTACCAGCCGCTGGTGGCCATGGAGGACGGCCGGCTCAACGGCGTCGAGGCGCTGATCCGCTGGCACCACCCGCAGTTCGGCACGCTCACGCCGAATCGGTTCATCGGACTGGCCGAGGAGGACGGCTCGATCGTGCAACTGGGCCGCTGGGCGCTGGTCACCGCCTGCCGGCAGGCCCGCCGCTGGCAGCTCGACCGCCCCGGCGAACCGCCCATCTTCGTCAGCGTCAACGTGGCCGTACGGCAGGTGTGGGACTCCGACCTGGTGGCCGACGTCGCCGAGACCCTCGCCGAGACCGGGCTCGCCCCGCACCTGCTCCAGCTGGAGCTGACCGAGTCCGCCGTGATGGGCTCGGCGGGCCGCCCGCTCCAGGCCCTCCAGGCGCTCAGCGACATGGGCGTGCGCATCGCCATCGACGACTTCGGCACCGGCTACTCCAACCTCGCCTACCTGAGCCGGCTGCCGGTCTCCGCGCTGAAGCTGGACGGCTCCTTCGTCCGGGGCTTCCAGTACGAGGAGGCCGCCCGGGACGCCATGCCCAACCCGGCCGACGAGGTCGTCGTGGAGGCGATGATCCAGCTCGCCCACCGGCTGGGCCTCACGGTCACCGCGGAGTGCGTGGAGACCTCGGCCCAGGCCAGCCGGCTGCGCCGGATCGGCTGCGACACCGGGCAGGGCTGGCTGTACTCCCGCCCGGTGCCGCCGGATCGTATCTCCGAGCTGCTCGGGGCGCGGACCTACGCGGTCGGCAACCCGTAG
- a CDS encoding LLM class flavin-dependent oxidoreductase: MAADEVDEIRGVTRGSAPAPLSVLDLVTVGAGSTATDALRTSVALARLTESRGFHRYWVAEHHSMPGVASSSPAVILAHLAAHTDRIRLGSGGVMLPNHAPLVIAEQFGTLEALAPGRVDLGLGRAPGTDGATAAALRRTDRLNEGADDFPEQLAELTRFLDDDFPDGHPYRRIHAIPGPVQGTSPGGTQSPHRPPIWLLGSSGFSARLAGLLGLPFAFAHHFSAQNTIPALDLYRETFRPSAVLAEPYALIGVSALATDDAREARRQTRAMALNMLRLRTGRPGLFPDPAEAERHEFGPMEEEFITSWTANVVHGTADEVRTGLDDLHKRTGADELMLVSHAHRGELRLRSYELIADAYGLPTA, translated from the coding sequence GTGGCGGCAGACGAGGTAGACGAGATCAGGGGGGTCACGCGCGGCAGCGCCCCCGCGCCCCTCTCGGTGCTGGACCTGGTGACCGTCGGCGCGGGCAGTACCGCCACCGACGCCCTGCGCACCAGCGTCGCGCTCGCCCGGCTCACCGAATCCCGCGGCTTCCACCGGTACTGGGTCGCCGAGCACCACTCCATGCCCGGCGTGGCCTCCTCCTCCCCCGCCGTGATCCTCGCCCACCTCGCCGCCCACACCGACCGCATCCGGCTCGGCTCGGGCGGCGTCATGCTGCCCAACCACGCCCCGCTGGTGATCGCGGAGCAGTTCGGCACGCTGGAGGCGCTGGCCCCGGGCCGGGTCGACCTGGGGCTGGGGCGGGCGCCGGGCACGGACGGCGCCACCGCCGCGGCCCTGCGCCGTACCGACCGCCTGAACGAGGGTGCCGACGACTTCCCGGAGCAGCTCGCCGAGCTGACCCGGTTCCTGGACGACGACTTCCCCGACGGCCACCCCTACCGGCGCATCCACGCGATCCCGGGTCCCGTGCAGGGCACCTCGCCGGGCGGGACGCAGTCCCCGCACCGCCCGCCGATCTGGCTGCTCGGCTCCTCCGGGTTCAGCGCGCGGCTGGCCGGTCTGCTCGGTCTGCCGTTCGCCTTCGCGCACCACTTCTCCGCGCAGAACACCATCCCGGCCCTGGACCTGTACCGGGAGACCTTCCGGCCGTCCGCCGTCCTTGCCGAGCCGTACGCCCTCATCGGCGTCTCCGCCCTCGCCACGGACGACGCGCGGGAGGCCCGCCGGCAGACCCGGGCGATGGCGCTGAACATGCTCCGGCTGCGCACCGGCCGGCCGGGCCTGTTCCCGGACCCGGCGGAGGCCGAGCGGCACGAGTTCGGCCCGATGGAGGAGGAGTTCATCACCTCCTGGACGGCGAACGTCGTGCACGGCACGGCCGACGAGGTCCGCACCGGCCTGGACGATCTGCACAAGCGCACCGGGGCCGACGAGCTGATGCTGGTCTCGCACGCGCACCGCGGCGAGCTGCGGTTGCGCTCCTACGAACTGATCGCGGACGCCTACGGGTTGCCGACCGCGTAG
- a CDS encoding AAA domain-containing protein: protein MTTVDFDPGTAAGRATEAILHDTLHGTERGVVVDSPPGAGKSTLVVRAALELAAAGRPLMVVAQTNAQVDDLVLRLAEKNPELPVGRLHSSDADAYDKALDGLPQVRTSAKAADLAGLPVVLSTAAKWAHVKVDEPWRHAIVDEAYQMRSDSLLAVAGLFERALFVGDPGQLDPFSIVGGEQWAGLSYDPSASAVSTLLAHNPGLPQHRLPVSWRLPASAARLVSDAFYPYTPFRSGTAHGDRRLAFAVPSDGSGPDRVIDEAAESGWGLLELPARHTPRTDPEAVRAVATVVRRLLDRGGAATSERSPDPVPLTADRVAVGTAHRDQAAAVRAALAELGVRDVTVDTANRLQGREYDVTVVLHPLSGRPDATAFHLETGRLCVLASRHRHACIMVCRAGVPDLLDDYPATEPVQLGTLVKFPDGWEANHAVLSHLTEHRVVWRP from the coding sequence GTGACGACCGTCGACTTCGATCCCGGCACCGCGGCCGGCCGCGCCACCGAGGCGATCCTCCACGACACGCTGCACGGCACCGAGCGGGGTGTGGTGGTGGACTCGCCGCCGGGCGCCGGCAAGTCGACGCTGGTGGTGCGCGCGGCCCTGGAACTCGCCGCCGCGGGCCGCCCGCTGATGGTGGTGGCGCAGACCAACGCCCAGGTCGACGACCTGGTGCTGCGGCTGGCCGAGAAGAACCCGGAGCTGCCCGTCGGCCGGCTGCACAGCAGTGACGCCGACGCCTACGACAAGGCGCTGGACGGCCTGCCGCAGGTGCGCACGTCGGCGAAGGCGGCCGACCTCGCCGGGCTGCCCGTCGTGCTGTCCACCGCGGCGAAGTGGGCGCACGTGAAGGTGGACGAGCCATGGCGGCACGCGATCGTGGACGAGGCGTACCAGATGCGCTCGGACTCCCTGCTCGCCGTGGCCGGCCTGTTCGAGCGGGCGCTGTTCGTGGGCGACCCGGGCCAGCTGGACCCGTTCTCCATCGTGGGCGGCGAGCAGTGGGCGGGGCTGTCGTACGACCCCTCGGCCTCGGCGGTCAGCACGCTGCTGGCCCACAACCCGGGTCTGCCCCAGCACCGGCTGCCGGTGTCCTGGCGGCTGCCGGCGTCGGCGGCTCGCCTGGTGTCGGACGCGTTCTACCCGTACACGCCCTTCCGCAGCGGCACGGCCCACGGTGACCGCCGGCTGGCCTTCGCGGTGCCCTCGGACGGCTCGGGGCCGGACCGGGTGATCGACGAGGCCGCGGAGTCCGGCTGGGGCCTGCTGGAGCTGCCCGCCCGGCACACTCCGCGCACGGACCCGGAGGCGGTGCGGGCGGTGGCGACGGTGGTGCGCCGCCTGCTGGACCGCGGCGGCGCGGCCACGTCCGAGCGCTCCCCCGACCCCGTCCCGCTGACGGCCGACCGGGTCGCCGTGGGCACGGCCCACCGCGACCAGGCGGCGGCGGTCCGGGCGGCCCTGGCCGAGCTGGGCGTCCGGGACGTCACGGTCGACACCGCGAACCGGCTCCAGGGCCGGGAGTACGACGTGACGGTCGTCCTGCACCCGCTCTCCGGCCGGCCCGACGCCACCGCGTTCCACCTGGAGACCGGCCGGCTGTGCGTCCTGGCCTCCCGCCACCGCCACGCCTGCATCATGGTCTGCCGCGCCGGCGTCCCCGACCTCCTGGACGACTACCCCGCCACGGAACCGGTCCAGCTGGGCACCCTGGTGAAGTTCCCGGATGGCTGGGAGGCGAACCACGCGGTGCTCTCCCACCTGACCGAACACCGGGTGGTCTGGCGTCCCTGA